The segment TCGCTGTGGTATTCCCCAGGAGGCTGGTCGAGGCAGATGGGGGCGCTATCGCGCCAGATGGGGTGAATTTGTTTTCCCTCCCTCTCACCTGCAAAGGAGCACAAAACCATGTATCAGAAACTCACATTGGTAGGCAATCTGGGGCAGGACCCGGAACTGCGTTATCTCTCTGACGGGCAGCCCGTCGCCAACTTCTCTCTCGCCTGCAACCGGCGCTGGAATGACCGCCACACGGGGCAGCAGCAGGAAGAAGCGGGGCAGGTATCTTCGGGAGGGCAATCGCTGACGCCAGCGGAGCAGCGCGCGCCCGCGCCAGGCGTCCCCGTGGATACGCGTAAATCATCCGGCGTGACGAAGTTAATGGGATAGGTCATTGATGACGCGCACCTCCCATCGCTGGCAGAGCCGCCCGGGGCAGTTCGACGCCCTGCACGCGGGCCACCTGTTTCCGGGTGACAACGCTTACGGCATCCCCGACCTGCGGCATACCCCCGTGAGCCGCATTCCCGCCTGGCTGGTCCCCTACCGGCAGCGGATTCGGGCGCATGCGCCGCCTGATGATGGCGCGGTGCATTTCTTTGCCGACGATTACCGCTTC is part of the Ardenticatenales bacterium genome and harbors:
- the ssb gene encoding single-stranded DNA-binding protein, with translation MYQKLTLVGNLGQDPELRYLSDGQPVANFSLACNRRWNDRHTGQQQEEAGQVSSGGQSLTPAEQRAPAPGVPVDTRKSSGVTKLMG